The segment ctacaaataaagatttgttgattgattgataagagagggagaaacacaGGAAATTTGAAAGTATCAACATATTGAATTTCAAAAATACCCTTTATTTCACAAACATAGACAACATAAAAACCCATATATATTGCAATTGAAGTCACTCAAGCGGCATCTTCTTTCATAGGACAATGGAGAGGTAGTCACAGacctgaaagaagagaaaagaactATGAACTTACTTAAGAAAGAGGAACTAAAGCACTTACAGTCTAAAGGAGGAAGAAACCGTTGCTCGTACTGGCAGGGAGTTATACAATTAAGGTTTTTAGTAATAGATTTTCTTTTCCTGGTATGAACTTCCTGAATCTAATTTTAACTTGGCAGTGACTGAGCAGTACCTTGCAGCTTATCATCAGGTTAGGAGAGCTGGTGTCTGTGTTGGGAGTTACAGAGAAAACCGGATTGTAAAGACAGTCCTCCATGTGTTCGGACACTCTGGACTCCAGGAGATTCCGTAGGATGTCACGGGTGATGTTCTGATTCTGAAGAGAGGAGCAAAcaagaattgaaaaaaaaaatctctacaatttttcctctttttggaATAATGAACATGTTATCGATTGGGGACTTTTAATGCATACAGGTGGGGTAATGTTGGCATGGAATCAGGGGCTATCTGCAAATCCAGTGTTATCTATTTTAGTCAGCATCTATTTATGATTAGGTAGTtttacatcattaaaaaaaatgtaaaattgacTCTCAAGCTCTGGATCTGGATTTATAgagtgtttttcctgttttcaaaGCACCCTTTTTGATATCCCCAGAAAGTCTACGTTATGTTGTATCCAAAATATGTAAATCATGTGTTcagatttgttttattcatttgaaaaaGGTTATACAAGTAATATAGTAGGATAAATAAGTAACAATCTAAAGAACAAACCTTAGTGTTAATGTAGAGTCCACAGGGGCAAGAGATGAAATAGCTATTGATGTTCAAGTTTCTCCTGGGAAACACAAGAAGCATGCTACTGTCACAAGAGTGTATATTTTAGTTTCTAACCAGTATTGTTTCACATTTTAGAATTGTAATCTTTCACTTACATGTGACATATGGGACATATGATATGCGTCTCATCCATCCCCTCAACAACAGAAGATATGTACTGCTGTTCGAACTGCAGGTTCCTCTCATACTCTTCAATGATGGACATTTCTGAtgcacaaagaaagaaatgcatGATTTACACAGGGGCACATTCTTACTTCAAGCAAATGTAATAGAAAACAAATTTCTTCCTAATCTTGTTTATAATAATTTCAAAATACTTGGTTTCAGGGGCATTTCAATATAGTTTAAAGtacatttgttgttgtatttgcagTCTGGAGTTTGTGTGGATGAAAATCAGCATGCTTCCATTCATAGAAGTATGTTACCATGAGACATGAGCTCCTGTTGGATTTCTTCCAGTATTGCTAGTTCATCATATTCTTTCATGACACTAAAAATCtgtaagagaagaaaaagaagacctTCAGTCGGTTTCAAATCTCAGCCAGTCAGTAGTGGATTTGGATAAGGAGGAACAACCAatcaagggcctgtgtccacaaaCAACCTTTGAAGTTATTAAGTTATGTAGTTATTTTATCTGAAGTTATAAAGTTAAGTTAAATCATCAATACTTATATTCAAGTTTATTAACAAGTTTTCAAGAAATGTTGTGAAAGGTGGGGATCTTAATGGCCAAACATAGGACCTGGATAAATATAGGACATAGAGAGAACATACAGAGACTCGGGGTTATAGTATTAAGTTTGAGTGTGGACACAGAAGGGACAGACTGAGACTAGCCTCGGCTACGCCGTGTGGACCCCACAGAGAGGGCAGTCTCCGGTCCTCTGACTGCAGCGCGCTCCactcctcctccatcacctcctgGACAATAATGGAGGCGCCGGAACTCTCTCCCATCTGACGATACTTCTCCAGCAGCCTCGACCGGCTGTTTTTTAGCCTGTCCACACAGCGCTAGAAAGATAATGGagacaaaacacagcagcagtgttaGCCGACATTCTAGCTAGCTAACTCACAAGTCAACAGTGTATTCCTTACTTTGCGATACGTCTCTTTCCATGGCGGAGTCGTTCCCTTGTAAAGTGAGCGGTGTCTGTGTAATGCATCCATGTGTATGTTACGACAGACGACTAAAAAGTGACATGCGTAGAATTACTTTTTAAAGCTAAGTAGCTGAACTTGTGTAtgactgcaaaaacaaaacatttggcTTATAATCTCTTGCCCCGGAAGTTAACGTGCAATGCCGCAAGTGCATGACGGGTTATGTAGTTTAGTGACGCCAAAACGGGTTAACTGCGATTCGTCTAGGCAGAGGGGAATTATTCAGAGACACAATCAAAGCTAGGATTTGCAATAAGTATCTAACCCTACCAAACACTTCTTAAAGtggtaaaaaaatacaaacaaacaaaaaaaaagatttaggggatttttaaaaaggatttattaaagctgctggtggtaggaatggtgtcaaaacgttacttttttcctgctgggtttggagaaaaggtcataagacccatcagtactcattggcaggggcgtcgccaggaatTATGGCCGCCCTGAAATGATATCTCAGtcggccccatcaccacagccaaccctacaaaataaaaacattgctgctataatactggtttatttgcattaaacaaaaatatatgctgaaactatcctggttaactgacttaAATCTAAGCTATAtcaagattattttttttcacaatttctccaaatgtaactgcacaatattgaccttcagactggccacctctttaaacaagattatttgaagccaagtgacttgttaataacaacaagggggcattatttggtataatctaacctcacaaagtaaaataaaactccaaaaacctacagtttactttcaatcagtttcagccacacttgatgctatgaaaatatgacaatgtcaagcgtttttttattcatggacagctttttaaatcacactaaTAGCCCATTGTGTATGCgtttttaacttattaattGCGCATCCACATTGATTGATCAAGGCTCAGGGTCTGTTCCGCAGCCACTGTCCACTCAGCACCCCAGAAGCTCCCTGCTGCTGACAGAGAGGTGCGGCCAAAACGTAAACAGAGAGTCccctttttttccagaaaggaattttgaatgtttctttatatattcagacaattttagtcatcttattgcagttataacaaaacaaaagaaaagggtAGTAGAAAACTTTCAGGCCCATTAGGGGTTACGGGACCAGataggggaggggtagtgttgacattcgaaatctctctccgaactgatgtttatatcacgactaccaacagcagctttaagtctttAATGGCTGGAAGTGCATGCCATTAAAAATGAGAATTTTACATAACATACTACTAatgtacaataaaatacaatgccGTGCCATACtttatgatacaatgcaatacatgatacaatacaatatgataggcTACAATACAAAACTCTAtattatacaatacaatatgatatgatactaaacaataaaacaccataCTATACCTTACCAAACCGTACTTtgccacaccacaccacaccacaccacaccacatcaTGCCAAGCCATGCCATACAGTTTTTTAACATACCGCACCAGACTTTGCCATGctataccatgccataccatatcACACCATACCATATCACACCATACCATACAGCAATATAACAAACCATACCTCACCGTACTTTgtcatgccataccataccacacaacaccataccataccatactataccataccataccatatcataccataccataccataccacaccataccataccataccataccataccatactataacATATGATGCCATGcaataccatgccataccatacagCATAATACCATATCATGATAAGATATgctacaatataatacaataagaCACAACCGAATATGGTATGATGcataaatacaaacaccaaAGATCTGTTGCACAGCTGCTTCAGGTGTGGAAACTATGTTTAACTTGTTAATTTGAGAAGGCACAGTTTAGTTTACCTTGGGATACTCTGTGTGGTTTGCCAGAGATTAACAGCTCAAACTTAATGTAGACAATATGATAACAGAGATCAGACGGAATACCCTGTTCATGCATGACTACAGTCCGCTTACTATACACATACATTTTGCCATGGTCAGATCCTGTATCTCACCATGCTCTTTAATACAGTCTGgtagaataaaaacataaatctgtGATCCACCCTCTATGAATTGAAACTGCATAATTATGTACAAAGGTATTCTGCAATGCCAATACTGAGTATGACAGCACTCCCCCATGTGTGATATTGCTCATTTACAGTGAGTGGCATCATTTCACTAGGAAACAGTAATTTGCAACAACAGGCTATTATTTCTGTGCAATAATTTAAATGGCTTGGCCAACACACTCAGTCCTGTTACTGTTACAAAGCAGCAGATATACATTCCTTCACACTTACTGCTTTGTGAATACAGACCAGATCATTTGTGTTATGTTGGCTACATTCATGTGGGTATTTGCATACTTCATGTAAATAGTGAAATTGTCTGTTGGTAGTTGCTTGTATGGCCTGTGTGTTGCTAGGGAACAGCAATCAAGACAGGGAATGAGCTGTTATGTTAATAAGAGGTATTCAGAACACCTGAGGAGGAGCAATGAGTACAAATATCATAGCGATGTTCTCTTAGAATTCGCGGAATGCCTGTTGTccaataaaaatagatttttaatgtAACCTACAAAAAAGCATTTTAGCTCCTGTGTGGAATAGCGCATGAGCACATTTGTCCGCAGGCGTATTTTTCACCCACACAGTGTTAGCGGGGCTCGGCCCACTCGAACTGATTCACAAAAACCTCCGCGTTCATCTTCAGCAGCCAGCCTcagcccctcctcctcttcctcctcctcctcccctccgcccCCTCCCTGCCACCGCGGAGCAGCTTTGACACATCTGctcggctggtttcagcacctTGGACAGCGACCTTTCCGATAGGCTCGAGCCTGTCGGCGGCCAATGGCCTTAGCGGCGCGGCTGCGACAGTGacggccagcagcagcagcatcccgggagcagccaatcagagggcGCCGTTTCTTCTCCACATCCAACCCGAATAACTGCAGATGCCCGCATCAAAGCAACgggtctccctctctctctcactctatcTGAGGGTATACGCTGCTTTCCAATTTTAGGAATTTATACTGGCCACccttttctccacctttcttttcttttcttttctttttttgagtggTAGGCTTTGTGCCGATGCGTTATTGTCAGAGGGAGGTTTTCCAAGCTTTGAGCGTCGTTCTAGGACATCAACAGCCCTGAATGTAGAGATTTTCCTCTCTCAATGGAAGACATCTTCCCACTCGCTGCGAGCATAGGACTGAAGCACATTTCACTTCTGCCCGCAGCTGCATCTCAAAGCGAGGGACTTTTTCTAAAtgaaaaattgaagaaaaaaggagaatcTCATTGGGGATCGAACCTGTAGGCCTGTAGCGCCAGGGACTGTACATTAAAAGGGAGCTGATCCGCTTTCACGCCCAGATCAGCTCTTGTTGGCGGTGTGGAAATCGAGCAGAGGGGCTGCGAACGTTTTCACATTTTGACCGCAGTAGCCCAGCAGGAAGGGGGGTCAAGGTGTGATTTATGGATTCCCCAAGACGAGCCGATTGAACACAAGGtaggaaaacacacaacagaatGTTTTGCTGCATATTGCAATACATTTACAACACATTCAAGATAACACAGCCGTCAAAATGCAAGGCCTGTGTTGTACTTCCAAGCCATCAATTTCTACACCATCACCTAATGCACAGGTGTGTAAGCGCTCTCTACTTCCTTTATAGATGTCCCCAAAATAGATCATACAAACATTCAATAACACAACCTCACATTCTGTATTTTCTCACCAATGACGTGTTAGAGCCGAGGTTTATCAGGGCATGTTTGTGAAGCTGCAGTGTGTTGGAGGGGTTGTTTTCAAGGCTTCCATTTTGAAGCTAAGATGGATGCTTGCGCACATTTCTTTCTCGTGCCTCTGTGGCCTCATCTTGCTTCTTATATAATACTgatgaacagcagcagcaggtccgTGCTACAGTGCCGTGACCAGGATTCATATGCTTTATGTTGCGACAAGATGTCATCACATACAGTAGGTTGAAGTGATGGAGAACAAATtccagtgaaaaataaaatcatatagGCGAGGGTCACTCCCACCGAGTTGTGCCCATTTTCTTTGACATGTAAATAAACAACAGGCTCCTATACATGGGTGCAGTGGAGCATTTAGGCTACAGCATTTAAGATGTTTACAGTAATGTGAAGGAATGTCCAGTTATGGCTAGAGGATTTCTTATACAGTTGTCAGTCGTGTTTAAATTTCACCGATAAAATCAAAGATCGTTTATTCATAGTTAACTTGCCTAATTTTGTCGTCTTACTAAATGCGTTGCAATTAGCTATGACTCTTCAAGTTTCAAGTAACAAAATTTAAATAAGGAAAAGTAGGCCTATACTATACTATTATTGCTTTTTCCTGCTTGGTTTTTGTCCTCACGTCTCTCAAAAACATGTAGCCTAAAAGTGTGTGTCCCCGACCTGAGACCACTTGTTAGTTTTTAAGCTAACATTCTTACAGTCTTCTACGAAGTTCTAGAAAAAAGGAAGTGGATCTTGGTTGGTTTTCCCTTTCTTAACctataaatacaatttcagACACCAGTGTTGACATTAATCTCAGTCTTtttgtcacaaacacaaacagtgacatTTGCTAGCACAAAACCGGAAACAGGTCCACTAGTTTTTTCCAGAACTTTCATCACACCTCACAATCTTCTCCTTTAGATGGAGATTGTACATACTTCGTGGATAGGACTAATAACTGTATTTGAAACTGTATTTTGAAAGGCAAGAAATTAACCTCAATAATTCAAAATATTCCCTTGTGAAGAGTCAGAGTTGGCCTTGGTAACAGGTGCTTGACAAAATATATAGATAAAATCTCAACTCAAAGGGTTGTCTAATTTTTTTTAGCTAAATGTCACATACCTACTGTGTATGTCATCTTGAATAAGTGTATATTTTTTAAGTCAGATGGTTTAATGTTGCATTATTTACACTCCTTCCTGTTCCTTGCTCACAGGCTTGACTTCCACCAGAAGTGAGACCCCCTCAGAGCTCTTAGTCTCGACCAATCAAAGAGCTTTACGTcacttctccttcctctttttctctgtacCACCACTAACCCCTGCACAGGCATCATGGGTACGGTGCTTTCGCTGTCTCCCAGCTACCGCAAGGCGGTACTGTTTGAGGATGGCCCAGCCACCGTGGGCCATTACACAGCGGTCCAGAACAGCAAGAACGCTAAAGATGCTGCCACAGCAGCCGGAAAGTCCCTCAAACGACCCTCTATTATAAATGTGTTACCATGGAAACGCATTGTGGCCGTCTCAGCAAAGAGGAAGGGGTCAAAGAAGCTGCAGTCAGAAGTTGGGGACGGTGGGAAAGGAAGTTCTCCTGATGGCCAAGCCAATGCCACGGCTAACTCGGCTTCCAACAGTATGAAGCTGAAGAAGTCTCAGTCCTGTGCTAATCTTTCATCTTACTCATCGAGCCAGGATCCCtcagccaccaccaccactacctCCTCCCACCTGCCCACCTCCAAGACCCTTGCCAATGTAGTTACTGTCGCTGCCAAAAAGAATTCTCTCACAGGCTCTGGGATTCAGCCGTCGACTGCAGCTGGCACCCCAAAGCGTGTGATCGTCCAGGTAAACCAAAGAATCTaaactttatttttcctctttcaaAATTATTGAACTTAACTAAAATGAAATGGCATtgatttgtcttcttttttcttcttcaactaAGGCCTCAACCAGCGAATTGATGCGCAGCCTGGGTGAGTTCCTGTGCCGTAGGTGTTACCGTCTGAAGCGTCTCTCCCCgacagatccggtgctgtggcTGCGCAGCGTGGACCGCTCCCTCCTCCTTCAGGGCTGGCAGGATCAGGGCTTCATCACTCCGGCCAACGTGGTCTTCCTCTACATGCTGTGCCGCGACGTGGTATCGTCCGAAGTGGCCTCGGAGCGTGAGCTGCAAGCCTCGCTGCTCACCTGCCTGTACCTGTCGTACTCCTACATGGGCAACGAGATCTCCTACCCGCTGAAGCCCTTCCTGGTGGAGGCCGAGAAGGAGGCCTTCTGGGACCGCTGCCTGGAGATCATCAACCGTATGAGTGGCAAAATGCTGCAGATCAACACCGACCCGCATTACTTCACCCAGGTGTTTGCTGACCTAAAGAATGAGagcaagaaagaggaggagaaaaccaaACTCCTCATAGGCCTCGACCGATAAGAGGGAGCTGGGAGGGGGGAAAGATGGATGTATAGAAAGATTGATGAAGTAAACAGGTCGAGGTAGGGTGGACGAATGTGTTGCAGTGTTGGGATAATTGAAGCAGGACTGTTGTCTGGCATCTCTACTGGTTTATCTTTGACTACATTTCTGGCATTAATCACAGTGTTTCAATCTTTTATTCGGACAATGagccacaaaaacacaaacaggctctTTGCTGATCTTTAGTGTCAGGCCGACTGTCCAGCAGGTCACTTTGACTACAAGAAAGCAGACTAAATCAGGGTTATTGCTGCATTATTTGACATAATTGGATCTGATTAgattcacaagactttcagGCTACTTGTTGGTATCCAACACCTGGGTCACTCTGCTCAGGATGTCACAATAACAAGCTTTAAGGCAGTAATATGATTTGTTTTTCACAACACAGACAAGGGAAGcctcattttatcatttatatcACTTGCAGTGTCGCTGATGTGACAATAACCGGCTGTGAGGGACAGGTATTTATCATTTTCATCTTCTGCCTCAAGTCCACCAGCCTGACCTGTACCTTGTTTTAATTAGATAAGAAGTGATTGATCTAAAGTCTTCTTCCGTCCTTTGATGAAGTATGAATGGGGTTAGAAATGCCAGACAACACAGATTCACTTCTAGAGgttaaatatatgaaatgtaatGATACACAATACTGATATGATGATACTGCGTGTAAAGGCTTTTCTACTTGTAAGAAATGTGAgggtaaagaaaaacaagaagcacCTTGCATGAGTTCACTTCATATGTTCTTGAACACAAACACCTGCTTATTGCCAACTCCACTTTACCTTCTTCCTATTGTCCTGCCCAGAATTATTGCACTTATCCACACTGGCTGCTATTCCCACTATTGAAACTTTAAACAACTACACAATATAGATGAGCCAGAAACACAAGTAGTCTGTGACTTGTAGAGATGTGATGTTTAAGTCACTAATTGGCAAATGTGTATaagtactgtacctttaagggaacataggtgtttttttttacattcaaatCTGCAATGAATTAGGTgatgattcatttatttcttaGATTATGAAATGATTATCCTGTGGGCACACCATTTTGGAAAGTCATCTATAAGCTGTGTTTACAAACACATGGGAAAATGCAATACTGACCCGACATATTTTAAATAAGGGAATTACTTCATTTCTTCCTGCTCCCCTGCACTTTCTCATGCAGTCCACATTGGTGCTGTCCTGAATGACTATGAGAAATTCTCTCTtaaacaacagaaagaaaggaaggaagatgaaagaaagaaagaaagaaagaaagaaagaaagattttcTCTTTTGAACACTGCGCTCGTGTTGAATGATCGCTGGAGCTGGGTCGTGGAGGACATGTTCAGAGATCTGTCTCCACCACTTGCAATGAACGTCAGAATGAAAGAGTGTTATCAATTTGCAGGTGTGTGGGAGGTGAAGACGCCACAAGTGTTGATGTAACTTTTCTTCTAAAAATCAAAGCTTCAATGTTGCTGTCACTACTCCGATCGAGGGACTTCTTTTGCTCTTTGAAGTGTCAGCCCCCCTCCTCtttcatcacttcttttttcTTACACTTGATATTCTTCACAACAATCTACAATAACTAAAATGACAcagattttctctctctttctgtccatCTGCTCCAGGCCAGTCTGATGTGACCTGCCCTCTCTGGTGCAGTCCAGTCCGATCCAGTTGTCCCTTATTTAAAGACTCTCTTGTCCGCTGACCTGACTGCTTACTTATTCACTGAGTTATTTGACATGCATGTGTGCTTCTATAGGTTTCCTAGCATGCTGCTTTCTTTTGGGCACACCGCACCATATGTAACAGAAGAGACTGAGCGGTCGCCATGTTGAAGTGCTTAAAGCTAGGCTCAGCGATGTGACATCCTGGCAGCTCGGCACAAGAACTCCCACCAAATGAAGGAAATGAGCGAGAGGCTTTGCTGCACATACACCCAGAGAGGCAAATAAAACCTTGGGGTTTCCACTATTCTTGGTTCCATGGTGCTTTGGGGCCTAAAAGACCCCTCCAGATTGGACGTAAAGTTATGCAAGATTTTGGATCATTTCAGTGGTTCATTTATGGATATTTTAAAGAGTGGGTACCCAGTCTTCAAATATTCTTTATCCTGTATTTCCCATATAGAAGTGGACACCTTCTACattcctctttcttttaaaCTCCTTATCTTCAGTTTGTAGCAAAGGCTTTGGAGAGACTCCTtgcctttgatgatgtcacatcGTTGAGTCTAACCAAAGCCAATAAACTGTCTGCAATTTTAGAAAAAGCTCTGCCCTCTTCAACCTGGTGGAGATCTTGTGCCATATCATTCTAAAGACTCATCATTTCATACAAAAAACACTGAGAAACATGAGCCAACTCAAAGTCTCTGACTGAAGAACAAGAAGGACTATAAAGGAATCAGGACTAAGCTTTTTCACAATGTATCTTCATCATGTATCAGACAAGAAAAAAGGGACTTTGTTCAGGTCATGAGGATCTGGAGTCAAAATAGGAAGCTTGTGATTTTAATACACAGTGAAATTTTATGTGTCACTTTGCAAAATGTATGCTAACATTGGGGTCATCCTAAGCTGGAGCACTTAGCATTCTGTTATAACTTctgaaaatgtatatttgaCCTGCTATATATAGTAATATGAGAAACAGTTAGAATTCTCTGttgaacaaaaagaaacaagccGGGATTTTGAACTCTTGTTAAGAAAAACAGAATGTCATACCTGTTTCCAGACTGGGTCTCTCCACAATGCAGGTGATGTTTTATGTGTTCAGATGTGAACTGATTGGGCTGCACTAGGTACCatgctgtaaaaataatgtAGCCTTGATGCAGAGTCAGACCTGACCAGACAAATATGCACCTGAAGACTGAATCCATGGCAAACAAGCTTGTTTACACGA is part of the Notolabrus celidotus isolate fNotCel1 chromosome 20, fNotCel1.pri, whole genome shotgun sequence genome and harbors:
- the LOC117831886 gene encoding cyclin-dependent kinase 5 activator 1-like, coding for MGTVLSLSPSYRKAVLFEDGPATVGHYTAVQNSKNAKDAATAAGKSLKRPSIINVLPWKRIVAVSAKRKGSKKLQSEVGDGGKGSSPDGQANATANSASNSMKLKKSQSCANLSSYSSSQDPSATTTTTSSHLPTSKTLANVVTVAAKKNSLTGSGIQPSTAAGTPKRVIVQASTSELMRSLGEFLCRRCYRLKRLSPTDPVLWLRSVDRSLLLQGWQDQGFITPANVVFLYMLCRDVVSSEVASERELQASLLTCLYLSYSYMGNEISYPLKPFLVEAEKEAFWDRCLEIINRMSGKMLQINTDPHYFTQVFADLKNESKKEEEKTKLLIGLDR
- the rpain gene encoding RPA-interacting protein, with the protein product MDALHRHRSLYKGTTPPWKETYRKRCVDRLKNSRSRLLEKYRQMGESSGASIIVQEVMEEEWSALQSEDRRLPSLWGPHGVAEIFSVMKEYDELAILEEIQQELMSHEMSIIEEYERNLQFEQQYISSVVEGMDETHIICPICHMRNLNINSYFISCPCGLYINTKNQNITRDILRNLLESRVSEHMEDCLYNPVFSVTPNTDTSSPNLMISCKVCDYLSIVL